The following are encoded in a window of Salinigranum halophilum genomic DNA:
- a CDS encoding universal stress protein — MFETIVIATDGSESVQRAVDVALDLARRFEATVHTISIVDTDEIESSPERLQDEMERALKEQAEEALADVAASTDVDVTTSVRVGRPATEIREYAEARDADLVAMGTRGRHGENRFLLGSVAERVVRTCPMPVLTVRQLASDETL; from the coding sequence ATGTTCGAGACCATCGTCATCGCCACCGACGGCTCCGAGAGCGTCCAGCGAGCCGTCGACGTGGCGCTCGACCTCGCACGGCGCTTCGAGGCGACGGTCCACACCATCTCCATCGTCGACACCGACGAGATCGAGTCGTCGCCGGAACGCCTCCAAGACGAGATGGAACGGGCGCTGAAAGAGCAGGCCGAGGAGGCGCTGGCCGACGTCGCGGCATCGACGGATGTCGACGTGACCACGTCCGTGCGGGTCGGACGCCCGGCGACGGAGATTCGCGAGTACGCCGAGGCCCGCGACGCGGACCTCGTCGCGATGGGCACCCGAGGACGGCACGGCGAGAACCGCTTCCTCCTCGGCAGCGTCGCCGAGCGCGTGGTGCGGACGTGTCCGATGCCGGTGCTCACGGTGCGACAGCTCGCCTCGGACGAGACGCTCTAG
- a CDS encoding DHH family phosphoesterase has protein sequence MDDSLIDTDALSLSRKSRLPGKGFFYPDSLDEEYADERTREAVEGADAVIVADADADGLGSVALIREARDAALDVAPFETDLAARVRDEDDPVPDAAEEAEETEAAEEAEESPVALVAAGPHSLGEALDRVAAYLEPGADVYVCDLCPDSTEAVAAALESLASPAASVRWFDHHQWDDEVAAAVREAGVDLVVGDSEEECTTDVALRSLDYDFDERFTELARVTRDHDLWLNEDPRSKDLADYAYWSSPEEYVAVVGAYGADLPGAVTEYIDYRRVEKEHLIERAVDRAEFTQVGEWTVGVTYGRCSQNEVADALREQGADASVVVKPAGSASLRGSETFERCHEVAGLVNGGGHPKAAGCKPDIYDDMLDYAHHWTTEGATTKRVILAAFERVAEQTKAEAEADDEGVDTER, from the coding sequence ATGGACGACAGCCTCATCGACACCGACGCGCTCTCGCTGTCACGGAAATCTCGCCTCCCCGGCAAGGGATTCTTCTACCCGGATTCGCTGGACGAGGAGTACGCCGACGAACGGACCCGCGAGGCGGTCGAAGGCGCGGACGCGGTCATCGTCGCCGACGCGGACGCCGACGGCCTCGGTTCGGTCGCCCTCATCAGGGAAGCACGAGACGCCGCACTCGACGTGGCTCCGTTCGAGACGGACCTCGCGGCCAGAGTCCGCGACGAGGACGACCCCGTACCGGACGCCGCGGAGGAAGCCGAAGAGACCGAGGCCGCGGAGGAAGCCGAGGAGTCGCCCGTCGCGCTGGTCGCGGCGGGACCACACTCGCTCGGCGAGGCACTCGACCGCGTCGCGGCGTACCTCGAACCGGGCGCTGACGTCTACGTCTGTGACCTCTGTCCCGACAGCACCGAAGCCGTCGCGGCGGCGCTCGAGTCGCTCGCGTCGCCCGCGGCGAGCGTGCGGTGGTTCGACCACCACCAGTGGGACGACGAGGTCGCAGCAGCGGTGCGGGAGGCGGGCGTCGACCTCGTCGTCGGCGACTCCGAGGAGGAGTGTACGACGGACGTGGCGCTCCGCTCGCTCGACTACGACTTCGACGAGCGCTTCACCGAACTCGCCCGCGTGACGCGCGACCACGACCTCTGGCTGAACGAGGACCCGCGGAGCAAGGACCTCGCGGACTACGCGTACTGGAGTTCGCCCGAGGAGTACGTCGCCGTCGTCGGGGCGTACGGCGCGGACCTCCCCGGGGCCGTCACCGAGTACATCGACTACCGCCGGGTGGAGAAAGAACACCTCATCGAGCGCGCGGTCGACCGCGCGGAGTTCACACAGGTCGGCGAGTGGACCGTCGGCGTCACCTACGGCCGGTGTTCGCAGAACGAGGTCGCCGACGCGCTCCGCGAACAGGGCGCGGACGCGTCCGTGGTGGTGAAGCCAGCGGGGAGCGCCTCGCTCCGCGGCTCGGAGACGTTCGAGCGGTGTCACGAGGTCGCCGGACTGGTCAACGGCGGCGGGCACCCCAAAGCCGCGGGGTGTAAGCCCGACATCTACGACGACATGCTCGACTACGCCCACCACTGGACCACCGAGGGGGCGACGACGAAGCGCGTCATCCTCGCGGCGTTCGAGCGGGTGGCCGAGCAGACCAAAGCCGAGGCGGAGGCCGACGACGAAGGAGTCGACACCGAACGGTAA
- a CDS encoding DUF5807 family protein, with protein sequence MSKLDEFLAGERLDDVALFLTHEYLDSEGKIANYGEEVDDGVVLVVDGEKGRKLFASGTGMDAMQFAKEAMDADGRIDRDLGGGDAPDGGDVQFVFAFAEAQNEEVGGLYADGDVIHAYAYSSAGTAFSDRWVVGDE encoded by the coding sequence ATGAGCAAACTCGACGAGTTCCTCGCGGGCGAGCGACTCGACGACGTCGCCCTCTTTCTCACCCACGAGTATCTCGACAGCGAAGGCAAAATCGCGAACTACGGTGAGGAGGTCGACGACGGTGTCGTCCTCGTCGTCGACGGGGAGAAGGGCCGCAAACTGTTCGCCTCGGGAACAGGGATGGACGCGATGCAGTTCGCCAAGGAGGCGATGGACGCCGACGGTCGAATCGACCGCGACCTCGGCGGCGGAGACGCGCCCGACGGCGGTGACGTCCAGTTCGTCTTCGCCTTCGCGGAGGCACAGAACGAGGAGGTGGGCGGTCTCTACGCCGACGGCGACGTCATCCACGCCTACGCGTACTCGTCGGCGGGGACGGCCTTCTCCGACCGGTGGGTCGTCGGCGACGAGTAA
- a CDS encoding DUF7112 family protein, whose amino-acid sequence MPERVPSDHPSVTTSRAKLERSGGTRRPCLRLPEAVSVDEGDVVRLVLDGDERHAVVTRDSSGLVVRSAHDNRRMARERDGENRLVEWAEAVGRSPGDAVEVDEVVAGTLYGVRVPGGRAVYSATEPPRDSLSDIAESLGSGDTGGD is encoded by the coding sequence GTGCCAGAGCGCGTTCCCAGCGACCACCCCTCGGTTACGACCTCCCGTGCGAAACTCGAGCGGAGTGGCGGCACCCGCAGACCGTGTCTTCGGCTGCCGGAGGCGGTCTCCGTCGACGAGGGCGACGTCGTCAGGCTCGTCCTCGACGGCGACGAGCGCCACGCCGTCGTCACGCGCGACTCCTCGGGGCTCGTCGTCCGCAGCGCGCACGACAACCGACGGATGGCCCGCGAACGCGACGGCGAGAACCGCCTCGTCGAGTGGGCCGAGGCGGTCGGGAGAAGCCCCGGTGACGCCGTCGAGGTCGACGAGGTCGTCGCCGGAACTCTGTACGGCGTCCGGGTGCCGGGTGGCCGCGCGGTCTACTCCGCGACGGAACCCCCGCGCGACTCGCTCAGCGACATCGCCGAATCGCTCGGCAGCGGCGACACCGGCGGGGACTGA
- a CDS encoding 30S ribosomal protein S6e: MADFQVVVADPDSGATYQTEVSGQDANRFLGRDLGDEVDGSAVGLDGFTLELTGGSDAAGRPMRADVSGPNLKEILSTGGVGHKAGRDGERKRITVRGRQVSDETVQINVKVVSGSGDVAAAFGAADDEAEDDE, from the coding sequence ATGGCAGACTTTCAGGTGGTCGTCGCGGACCCCGACTCCGGCGCGACCTACCAGACAGAGGTATCGGGACAGGACGCGAACCGCTTCCTCGGGCGCGACCTCGGCGACGAGGTCGACGGCAGCGCCGTCGGCCTCGACGGCTTCACGCTCGAACTGACCGGCGGCTCCGACGCCGCCGGCCGTCCGATGCGCGCGGACGTCTCCGGACCCAACCTGAAGGAGATCCTCTCGACCGGCGGCGTCGGCCACAAGGCCGGCCGTGACGGCGAGCGCAAGCGCATCACCGTCCGCGGCCGACAGGTCTCCGACGAGACGGTCCAGATCAACGTGAAGGTCGTCTCCGGGTCCGGCGACGTCGCCGCCGCGTTCGGTGCGGCCGACGACGAAGCCGAAGACGACGAGTAA